ACCACCCTGAACAGGACTGGCTGCGCTGGCCTGCATGACGGCCTGCTGGTACGCCTCGAGCGATAGCCACTCCTGCTTGTTGGTGTCAAAGTACCACCCTGGGTACTCCGCGTAGAACAGCATGTTTGCCGGGTACTCCGAAGCGGCCCCCTGTCCCCAGCCTGATGCACTCACCGCGGCGGCGCTCTCCTCCGCAATCGTCTCCAGCCCGGCCAGCGCCGAGTTCTGCAGGTAGGAAGCACCAAACTGCTGCTGCGCATTCTCGCCGGCCGTCTGGGCAGCGTCAACCTGGTACCACTGCTGCGTCGGCTCGTCGAACTTCCACCCGGGGTAAATGCTCTCCAGGTACTTCGGATCCGTGGAGTCCACGGCAGCACCGGTGCCGCTGAGCTGTTGCGTGGCCGTGCTCTGGTCCGAGCTTCCCCCAACAAATCCCTGGTCCGTAGCCAGGCCCTGGCTCCCGCCGAGGAAGCCATGATCCACCGCCCCACCGACAGCAGAGGAGAGCGCCGAGGTCTGGTCTGCGGCCGCGGTGCCGAGGAAGGCCTCCTCCTGGGCGGCACCGCCTGACAGATCGCCGAAGGGGTCGAGCCCGGCGTCGTCGGCGTCGGCCCCGAAGGCGGCCCACTGCACCTGCTTGACCGTGGTGTGGACTGCGGCGCCCCTCCCCGGCCCCGGCGACCCGCCCTCCGCAGCCGCCCCGGCCACAGGGCGGGGCGCCGCGACCTCCCCCAACGCCCCCGCCGCCGACGGCCCGGGGTCGCCGCTGTCGGCGAGGCCGAGGCCGGAGACGCCCCGGGCCAGCTCCTCCGAGGCCCCCACGGCGGGGGCGGGGCcggcggcctcgtcgtcgtcctccactAGCCTGTCGAAGAAGTCGGCGTCGGTGAGGTCGTCGGCCATCCCCTCCGCCCGCCTCCCGCCCAGCGGCGATCGGCGCGAGATCTCGCGGATCTAGGGTCCTGCGCGGCGCGGCGCGGGACGGGCGGAATGGGTCGGGCCGGGATCCGCCGGCTCGCGGCTGGGGGCGGTTGCGCCGGCTGGCTCAGGAGGAGGACGGCAGCCGACGTCGCGTCATCCCGCCGCGCCACCAGTttccatttcctcctcctcctttttttctctctcgcTCGCTGTCCCCTCGCTTCcttttttcttttgcttcaccttTTCCCGGCTCTTTTCTTTCCCTCTCATACGTTCACTCTTTGCTCCCTCCCATggatttttcttctgttttggtaAAGGGGAATAATATACTTCCTTCCCGTCAACAACAAACATACCATACTCCTCCCTTCATCCATCGTGTGATgatttagggcctctttgatttcgATCCATAGGACTGCAAAAACACACGAATGGGTAAAAAGATTGGGTTGGAATGGCATATGtccattggatccctataggattcGAGCTTGTTTGGTTGTGTCGTGggaaaaaacaaaggatttctttcgAGAGGTCAGGAGTGGATGTTAGAATCCCTGTGAAATGTAGTACAAACGAATCCTTAGGAAAAAATTCCTACGGGATtcgatcctacgaatcaaacgaccgGCGTAGGAAAAAATTCCCAAGGATTCTAATCCTTAAAAGATGCTATGAAAATCTTTTGAATCAAATAGACCCTTTTAGTGTTGCGGCTATTGATATGTATGCATATGGCCAATGTCCGCATACCAAAATAGTATCCATTTTATTAATGATGATGGGATGGGTTATGGTTCGCGTCGGCGGGCTGGGGTGAGGAGAAggcccgtcgcctccccgagcagCTGGATTCGCACTCTACAAGCCAGACGTCCGTCCGATCGGCTGCTCACCGTGATCCCACATGTGAACGTAGCCCATGTTGCGTCCGGGGAAAACATATGACCCCGTTTCCAATTCGAGCCATGGTGCCAGTGGCGGAGCTAGGTACAATTGCTTTTTTTTGGGGGGAGTGGGGGGAGGTTCAAAAATGAGTGTTGGGGGGCACAGCCCCCCAGAGTTGTACGTAGCTCCGCCACTACACGTTGCAATCACGACTCTGTCCAGGTGGAATGCCGTAGAACCTTGCAACGAGGGAGCGGTATCGGCAACACCACCCCCTTGCAGCAGAGCACTGACGATAAATCATTTGCAGCTCCAACGAAACGCCGCTAATGGTTTGTAGCACCGGCGCCGACGGCCAACTCTTTGCAGCTCCACGCAAAAGCCCCGAcaaccaccccaccccaccccctgtgGCATGTTTGTTGTTAACCATTTCCAAAACGCTCTTATATTCCTTTATGGAGGGAGTATCTGATTATCAAAATTGAAACACTTGGAAAGAAGATTGTATCATAGAAAAAAAACAATATAGTCATTTGCTTGTGTTTTTTTTTTCTTGGAATTTTATCGGATGAGTGCATGTCTCCTTTTTTTTTGAGAAGGGGTCACATGATCCCGAGAGACAAAAGGGGTTTTTTTCGCTTCTGTTTCCATTTTTTAGACTCGGCAAAAATCAGACAAGACGTCTTGCAAACATTGAGAACGTCATTGCACACACGTCTAATATACTTATGTTGCCCATATTCTAGTGTATGTACAGCATGAGTCTGCATGGAAAAGGAAAACAATTAGGCACAACATGTTtggatattactccctccattcctaaatgtaagtctttgtagaaatTCCACTATAGaccgcatacggatgtatatagatgcagtttaagtttagattcattaattttgctccgtatgtagtccacctagtggaatctctacaaagacttatatttaggaatctctacaaagacttatatttaggaacggagggagtagtttctacATTGACATACACCCATTGTATGAAAAGATTACGCATTTTCCCCCAGTACATGAAATGGCACAGTAGGGGAGGGGGTTGGTGTTAAAAAAAACCAACATTTTTTTTGCGGAACAAATTCTTTTAACAAATTGTGTGGCTTACTTAGGATATTTCTTTTGTGCGAAAAAGAAATTGAAAGCAGCCTGGTCATATATCTTTCAGAAGGTGAGATTGAAAGCAGCCtggtgatattattattattatttccttcTGAAATTCCTAGAGAGGACACCGTTTTAAATTGCAACCACAGGCAACACCAACCGCTCAGCCAAAAGACACATGCCTAGCTTGCTAGAGCTGTCTGGCTACCACCAGCATCCACATCAGCATAATTAAGTTGCTACTACCACCACATTATGTCCAAAAAAAAAAGAGTTGCTACTACCACATCGCTTCTAGAAGAGACCATGTCTTACACTCTTACTTACAAACATATTTTCTAGAGTAAGCAAATAAATAAATCGGagtagcaaaaaataaaataaaaaatcaaacggcgaaagtcTTCGGATTCACATCACAGTGTGTTGAGTTGACCTGTCATGAGAAAGACGGTGCGTTTATAACGCACATAACAAGCAAGCGATTGGGTCACGGTTACTCCTCACCTGTGTCATCCAATGGTTCAAATAcgcctgcggttatcggcccgtgGTTTCTTGGATGCGGCGGCAGCAGCATCGGGAGCGTCGCCGCCGGACTGTATCTGGTGATTTCGAACACGGAGATTTTAGGTCATCCATGTGGCTGTTGCACGGAAAATGGTGGGCGGAATGGGTATTCTTACCTTGTCAAGCTTCTGCCTCACTAGATTTACAGTTGCATTCATCGACTCGGACGGGAAATAGTCCTAACAATTTAACAGCATCATAAGGCATTATATTAAAGGCAACAAAAAAAAGATAAACCGTGATTAGGAAAAAGGGATTTGTTGGAAACTCCTAAAGATTGATGCCTGCACTCACGATAACAAAGGTAGTAGAGATTTTGCCCTGCTCAGGTGGTACTTTGTATATGAGCTAGTGCATTAATGTTGGCTTTCTGGTCAAAATGCAGCTTAACTGATTAAAGTTTCTTTCCCAGATTTTCTGCAAATAAAGTTGCCTTTAGCATGTGATCTGGTATTCTTACTAAATGTCCAAATTCTTCTCAGTGAACAACTACTtgatttcccttagttttttaacAAAAACATTGTTTTACTAATACTGCATACCTTATTAGAGGGCACATGGCTGAAACGATCATCTTCGATATGAGTAGCGGGCATTGTCTTCATGTATTCCCTGAAGATAATAAGATGAAACTTTAGAGGAGAAGTCACCATGGTGCTCGTCTTTTTCTTGGAAAACATTCGGGTTGTTTTGTTCTAGGCTTTTAGTTAAGTAGTGCAGCTCTGCATACAAAAAACCTTTTCGAAATAATAAGATCACATATGATTGTATCATGGTCGACTATATTTCCTAACAGAAAGACACCGAATCTTGGAGTGTACTGCCAAGTCAGAATATCCACATTTTTGCACAGAAGCTCAGGGCATGTCTGGCCTCACACAACGAGCTATTCCATTAGATCGTCAACCTGACAAAATTGCCGGCAACCAAACGACTTACAAAGTCCAAACACAAAAACTTGACATAAGAAGTAAATGCCTGTAGGATCTGATAAAACTTCTTAACTAGTTTGCCCCTTTTAGTTCTTAATTTTCTCTGGACATCTATATTTAGCTGTGTGAACCATAACACAAGTATCCATAAGAAAATCAGTGGTCGGGGTCAATCATGCTACCAATAGCAATTCTGAAGTGGCAACATGATTTCATCCGATGAGTAAATttgacaggggtgcatggaagcttgctatccatgtgccagagccatgagctggttgcgagatcttatgggtttcacctctagcctaccccaacttgcttgggactaaaggctttgttgttgttgttgttgttgttgttagtaAATTATGACCAACTTTTGATTATCAGTTTTACAGCACAAAACCAAATGAAGAATGCAAATATTAACCTCTTGTTGGAGTTCATATGATGGTGTGGGTTCCCACTAGATGATCCCTGACCCGGTGAATACTGTGATAGCCCTTCAGGTCTGCTTCCAGCAGGTGCTGAAAAATGCAAGAAATGTCTAAATCCAGCTAGTTAAGTACCATGGAAAATATACTAGCAATTCTGATAGCCCTTGCTATATCTTATGGTTGCATTCTGCCAACCCAATAATGCATTCTACGATGCAGATATACTTGAAAAGAAAAATGAAACCATACATCTTATTCGTCTGAGGACTTCATTTCTCCTGACTTCCAGTTTCTCCTTGGTATCCAGAAGACTTTCAAACTGAGGTGCATATGAAACCTGCAGCCGGTTGCCAAGAAATACAGACTCGTCCAACTTCCTCTTTGCAAACCTGCAACATGATAGAACCATTACCACACTTAAAAACAAAAATTAATCGAAAGAAAGCACCAAACAAGTAGCAGGGGCAGGCAACTATTTGCGCCAGATCTGTTTCCCAGGTGCCAAAGACTGGACCCACAGGACCTGAACTAAACCATGCCCTCAAAGAAGGTCTAGGAAATAATCCAATCCTTCCTTTAATTCGCAACTTGGTAGTCCTTAGTAGAGCGCACATACTGACATCAAAGTATACGACATTACTGAATTTTGCATCTGGAAAGCCTACCCAGGTCATCCTTCCTCACTCACTTCCACTAATAGTGCTGAATAAAAAGCCTCAAATATGTTCCCCTCGATATACAGAAGCACGCAACACCGATTGTCCAGTAGATCAGCAAGCTACGCACATCCTTCAGTGACATATTCAGAGATGTGACCGCCGAATCAGATACATAATGACAGAAAACAGAAGAGAATCTTATCGACCGGACCGAACGAACCTTATGGTTCTTATTAGAAAGAGCATCTAAACCATGCCCGACAAACGCGAGACTACCGCGACAAATAATGTCCACAAATCGATCGCCGGCTCTCATCACAGAGGGAGCAAAAAATCCTACACTAGAACGAGTTACATATATGTGTGCATTGGTCACCTCGCGTTGCTGACCTGCGCGAACTTGATGAAGTAGACGTCGGTGTACTCCTCGCAGTCCTCGGCGTCCATGGGCTTGCACCTGAAcccaaacaaacacacacacacagagcacATACACATAATGAAAAATGGTGAGCACTGAACATTAACAGGGAGAAAGGAGTTGATTCAGGTCGCTGCTGCCGGCTCACTCTTCCAGCGGGCCGTACGCCGCGAACACGGAGCCGAGCTCGTCGCCGCATCCGAGGGCCGGCACGTTCCGGACGACGAGGTACCTGCGGCCGAATCGGGGTTCGGGAGACGACGGGTGGAGGGGTTAGCGGCggtggcgcggaggaggaggaggagttgggaTAGTGTTGAGGGGGTGGGAAGACGGCGGTTACTTGGACTCGTCGCAGACCGTGTAGACGCGCACGGCCGCCGGCTCGTCGCGGTCGCGCGGCATCTCGCCGGGCGTCCGTCGAGGAGGGGGGGCGGGGTTCTTCGGGCGCGCGGCGGCCGGATCTGGGAGAGGCGCTAGCGCCGGACGGTGGTAGAGAGAGAGAGGGTTGAGGCTCGTTGCGACGCCGGACGGCCGAGGGTCGCCGCCGCCGGTTCCCGCCTGTGCTCGGGTCTGGGCCGGGCGGGGGGGCACGGGCCCTGATGAACAGGCAGGCGTTCCCTGGGCCGTAGTCTCTCAGAAGATTAAACTTCGAGCTTTAAGTTCTAATTGTAGTTTCATTTTTGAAGGCCGGTCTGTTAATGGCGAGGCCCACAGTTTAGCTAAACACACTCTCTTAGTCTTGGTCCGGGATGcaagatcctcaaaaaaaaaagactAATAGTAATACTCTTTTCGTCTGCATTATTCGCGTGTGATCATCTAAAAGAAAGTCTTTGCTTTTTTATAATATAAATATAAATTATAACTTAACAGAGTATCGGTAGGCCTATTTCAAAAAGTGTCTATATGAATAAAATTTAAATATAAAGCCGGGGTATTTTATATGTTTGAATCTCTCTCAATTTCTTTCatgatattttttttatttttcttgatatgTAGACGAATTATGCATTGCAGGAGTTCATAAGGGGTAGAAGGTCTTTGCCTTTTTCTGAGAGTACTGGCTTAATGCTCACGGGTTGtcaagaaaggaaaaaaaatatttctgggcggagggagtacaatgcaaaTATGGGTTTCTTGCCTACCCATTTTTATTTAAAAGGACGCATTGGGGCGGTGAGGGTGACAGACAAGGTCGACGTGAGGATGGGGCCATGGGGCGGCACCCTCACCCCCAAGCCGCAGTGGCGCTAACTAACATAATACATATGCATATTAATTCATTATTTATACATGTTAGCATTATTTTCCACAAAAAAATATGTTAAGAGTTTGTAAATAACATGCATTTTAGGCCATTGACTAAAGGAAGAAAGACTAGTAAGTCAATAGTTTTgaactcctctctctccctctctctctctctctctcactctctctctctcctttgccACTTGTTTCTCAAAAAGCATGCATGAAAGTCCACAAAGACCTAAAAATGTGGCACTAGTAGCGTCAAAGGTGCTTAAGAACACAAACAAATGATTTTTTTTGGCATTTTGAATTGTTCAAAATATAAATTGTATATGCGTGTGTGGGAATTTTGTTGATTTTTTTAGAAGTGGTATCACTCATCCAATTTCTTAGTGAAGTATCTCCGAGCACCATTCATTGATTCTCCAATAGATTTTAATTTCCAACATCTACTTTTCCAGTAAGCTGTGTGAACACTGAAATGCTCTTCTATATCATTCAGATTTCTTATCATGAATTTTTCAATTGCAGTCTTGAGCTACACTCTACCAACTAACATAGAGACGAGCTAGTTGCACAATTTCTAAAATCTCTAGTATGTGTTTTGTGTTACATCAACACTTTGtattgaatatttattaaataaaAATACAAGTATTTTTAAACAAAAAGGATCACATCCTTGTCTTACCTAGGAAGCCCGATATGTCAAAGGTAACCCCTGTGATAGGGCACCTTTATATGGACCAATCACATCAAACCTTTTTGTGAAAATCCCTTCCGGTTTTTTCTTTGCAAATCTCTTTGAAGATCCCATATGTGATCTAGCACAGACCCACACAGGTTTGTGAGAAAAAGAGGTGGCGATCACATGCAATTGCACCATCAACGTATTGCAAGGCAGTGAGTGATCTGCTGGAGATTGATGAAAAAACTGCACACTCCTTGTGATATGATTGCTACTTGTTTAATCATCTAGAGGGGATAATTAGGTATAAATTATTTACCAAATTGTTATCACATAAATTTGGCTGATAGGTGATTGTATACTGTGAATATGATGGTTGCTTAGCCCATTTCTACTCCGTAGAATCAATGCGACTTGAGACGAAGAATGCAAAAGGTTTCTCAAAATGTGGCCGCCTAGAGAAACTCAACTATAGTGCGAACTTAAATTAATACAATCAAAACGTTTATGAAGGAACTAATACATTGAGGGTCAGGTTAGATGCATCAATATGGTACTACACATATGCTTCTTATGGAAGTATTGCATGGGATGAAAGCATCAATTTCAAGGTTGTTGTGCCACATGTGTTTCTATTTAAGAATGAGAAGGGAGGAGTAGTAGGATAATAATTCACAAAGCTGATGCGTGTATTTGATGTTGAGCAAGCAGTAGAGCTTAGTTGTTTCTAGATTCACATCCACATACACTACCTGCATGGTGCTTCCAAGTTTTGCATTTAGTTGGAGCTGTTTTTGCAGTGTCGTTGAAACCCATAAACATTGCAGGACTTAGAAGCATCGAGATTTTTGATAACACCGACCTAAACTGTTTGCACATGAAGTGGCATCACCTTGATGGTCAGATGGAGAAAAAAAAATTCTTCAGGGGTTGCCCACGGCGATGACACACTTGATCAGAGTAGTAATAATCATCTCGACCTTGTGAAAACcttggcggtactaccgctctccagcgcggtactaccgccctccggagcggtactaccgctgtgaggcgcgggctgggggttatatcgggggcagggggagtttcttctcccccatacccattcactgcCCCCACGCCCTGTTCGTCtctctctcttcagcaaccggcgccgcgggagggctccggcggatctccctctccggggcacTCCTCTCTGTTTccttcggtggaatcgatccccaccttgtcctcttgccatggatgccggtattgcccctgtTCCCTGTTTCCTTTTGTCTAGATTTTCAATCTAGCTTCctaggggcaatagcagttgcatctctagatttttgtccagatctaggcttgagtaggatggagaatgcttctagactatttggattagtgtttggttggagtatttttgaatttggtaggacggaagtaccggatctgaccacggtagtaggaaactgttgtttccccgcctcgagcggtactaccgctctctagagcggtactaccgctcaagggtcacggtactaccgccctctaccagATTCCATCATACTCCTACCTCTCAGTGATCCTCTTTGTTCGTGtttgtggcttatgctcgttctttctggttgtttgcgtgttttgtgtgtgtggttctaggtgatgaggttcctgagcatcaggctcatcgtgtcaaccccggtcgtgcttcGTCCAAGCGCTATCGCACCACTGAGCCTGCcggaggatcttctagtgctccacctcctcctcaactgcagaagaagcctggggtcaagccaaagcaaagcaaaaccgtgccagaaatgccgcccaaggagttctgggcaaggcgccgccgcaacccgtatgaagtcgaccaagatcccaccttggtcaaccgtccgttctggaacaggttccagtttgccatctattttgatgtcctcaaagccaagaagaatctctatgtcaacgtgcactccatcgacaccgagcatatggagaatgatcctgactactttggtgaagctcttcagatgtgcactcagctgaacattctcgggatcatgcaattcaacaaggactacgatgctgatattgtggcccaattctatgccacggttcaccttgggaccgatgagcacaggactctgacttggatgacaaatggcaagttgctgttagtcaagtggaaagctttcatgcagttgattggggtggaagatcttgGACTTGAGTctgctgtcggctttcgcccccaccgtcgagccaatgccactcacaagcaagctatgtggccctactgcactctgaggatcaatcatgagacgaagaaggagacctatgagctgcctgcctatctggaaATTCTTCACCATATCTTCAGAgaaactcttttccctcgcatcgggaatctggaccaggttcactcttatctcgtggacatgcttctcttctgtcagtgggagaaggggcagagcaccggagagtccttggatatctctcatgttatgtggtctaagctagtttctgctatctccgagcgcaagtgcccgatttatggtccgttcattatgctgctcattgagaaggcatgggatcgtgtctatcccaaggtggtgctggagattggagacttggtttctcacgatgtcaagcgtctgaggaagaaggataactggggcactcaggcccctaggaatggagttccttcatctgctgctgccatggagactgaggaggagtttggggctgaggctgaggatgaagatgatgactacgtgccttctgaggcagagccctcttgggccaagaagctcaagatcaaggtgaagaagctgttctgcatggagtctcatggtcagtacatgactcatgtggctgagaagaaggcccgaggtcgccacaaggagctcatgcgtcagatgggtgctattgtgattagtggttctgaggatcagcttaccgaggaggaggagtggattcagcagcactgcccctgGACTGATTCTGATACTGAGCACTTCCCGGCTGACGATGGCACCGCAGATGATCCCTCTGAGGTCTGATGGGTGTCCATCGTTTaccttcacctggagccgtagcatcactccctctcctttttggtgtctcgatgccaaagggggagagagtttagggatttgcgttttGTGTCTTCCGTCGTTTGTGTTTGTGCTTTCGCTTGTTGTTTTATTTGGTTTGtgtctgtgagacctaagttctggtTCTGTCTGTAAGACCTAAGCtcaagtcatatggtgtgagacatatgctaccttatctcttcggacgacaaagtccttaataaagagacgaggctctgataccaattgaaaggatcgatatggttgactagagggggagtgaataggcaactaacaattttttacttttatttaacaatttaaaccttgcaatgaaataggttgtctagatgtgcaactacgtggacaacctatatgatgcaaagacaatgagcacacaagcaagcaatggatatagcacaagtaagcttgcaaaagtaaagggataagctaaccaagagtggagccgatggagacgaggatgtgttaccgaagtttcttccttttaaagggaagtacgtctccgttagagcggtgtggaggcacaatgctccccaagaagccactagggccaccgtaatctcctcacgccctcacacaatgcgagatgccgtgattccactattggagcccttgaaggcggcaaccggacctttacacacaagattggggcaatctccacaacacttggaggttcccagcaacaccacgaagcttcaccacaatggagtatggcttcaaggtaacctcaaccgtctagggtgctcaacacccaagagtaacaagatccgctagggataagtggggaaatcaaatttctcttggtggaagtgtagatctgggccttctcaac
Above is a window of Triticum aestivum cultivar Chinese Spring chromosome 6B, IWGSC CS RefSeq v2.1, whole genome shotgun sequence DNA encoding:
- the LOC123133173 gene encoding RNA-binding protein 48 is translated as MPRDRDEPAAVRVYTVCDESKYLVVRNVPALGCGDELGSVFAAYGPLEECKPMDAEDCEEYTDVYFIKFAQVSNARFAKRKLDESVFLGNRLQVSYAPQFESLLDTKEKLEVRRNEVLRRIRSPAGSRPEGLSQYSPGQGSSSGNPHHHMNSNKREYMKTMPATHIEDDRFSHVPSNKDYFPSESMNATVNLVRQKLDKIQSGGDAPDAAAAASKKPRADNRRRI